In one Procambarus clarkii isolate CNS0578487 chromosome 29, FALCON_Pclarkii_2.0, whole genome shotgun sequence genomic region, the following are encoded:
- the LOC138369750 gene encoding uncharacterized protein isoform X2, giving the protein MQTAPTIKKKILDLGMVDDTESSTMSVTNPFTAAALRPQVNRINMPGRSTPASILAEGLQTLAILAKENLHREYLKINSALQKKCEYMKRSLNIEDLNYLKPSNKKGKGENYCRIIEINQTQRSNLSGGNFLFSYLFHDPCLCVPIS; this is encoded by the exons atgcaaactgcacctactatcaagaagaagatccTAGATTTGGGCATG gtAGATGATACAGAAAGCAGTACAATGTCTGTCACAAATCCTTTTACTGCGGCAGCATTAAGACCACAAGTCAATAGAATAAATATGCCTGGAAGATCGACCCCAGCCAGCATACTAGCAG AAGGTCTCCAGACACTAGCAATTTTAGCTAAAGAGAACCTTCATCGTgaatatttgaaaataaactCAGCTCTCCAGAAAAAATGTGAATATATGAAGCGAAGTTTAAATATTGAGGACCTAAATTATCTGAAGCCTTCAAACAAGAAAGGAAAAGGAGAAAATTACTGCAGGATTATTGAAATCAATCAAACACAACGTTCAAACTTATCAGGAGGTAattttttatttagttatttattccATGACCCATGTTTGTGTGTTCCTATATCATAG
- the LOC138369750 gene encoding uncharacterized protein isoform X1 has product MQTAPTIKKKILDLGMVDDTESSTMSVTNPFTAAALRPQVNRINMPGRSTPASILADSFLAPENYLYLPDVPRITPDNNDEGLQTLAILAKENLHREYLKINSALQKKCEYMKRSLNIEDLNYLKPSNKKGKGENYCRIIEINQTQRSNLSGGNFLFSYLFHDPCLCVPIS; this is encoded by the exons atgcaaactgcacctactatcaagaagaagatccTAGATTTGGGCATG gtAGATGATACAGAAAGCAGTACAATGTCTGTCACAAATCCTTTTACTGCGGCAGCATTAAGACCACAAGTCAATAGAATAAATATGCCTGGAAGATCGACCCCAGCCAGCATACTAGCAG ATTCGTTCTTGGCTCCTGAAAACTATCTTTACTTACCAGATGTACCAAGAATAACTCCGGACAATAATGATG AAGGTCTCCAGACACTAGCAATTTTAGCTAAAGAGAACCTTCATCGTgaatatttgaaaataaactCAGCTCTCCAGAAAAAATGTGAATATATGAAGCGAAGTTTAAATATTGAGGACCTAAATTATCTGAAGCCTTCAAACAAGAAAGGAAAAGGAGAAAATTACTGCAGGATTATTGAAATCAATCAAACACAACGTTCAAACTTATCAGGAGGTAattttttatttagttatttattccATGACCCATGTTTGTGTGTTCCTATATCATAG